Genomic DNA from Sporosarcina sp. ANT_H38:
ATAGTCACTCCATGCCAATTCAATTTCCACACCATGCATCTGCCCGATCGCTTGAATCCCTTGGGTAATGCGTTTCTTCAACTCATGCAATACTGTATTGGATTGCGCTCGAGCATCGATTGCAAACGTTGCAGTTCCTGGAATGATATTGAGACTATCTCCGCCCGCCTGTACTTTTGTCAGTTTCGCTGAGTATGCTTCGTAAGGTGAAAAATAGATTGTTTTCACAAACTGAGCAATCGCAAATAACGGATCGAGTGCATTGTTGCCTTGCTGAGGACGTGCACCATGCGCATCGTCACCAATGATTTTTCCCTCAAGGAACATTGCAGCCCCGTGATGAATTGCTGGCGTTACCTTTCCGAATGGAATTTCTTCTTGAGGGCGTAAATGCACACCGAACAAATACGAAACACCGTCGACCGCTCCCCGCTCAATCATCGAGTTTGCACCATTGCCCTTTTCTTCTGCAGGTTGAAAGATAAAGCGGATTCGGCTGCCTAGTTCCTCCTGTTGCAAATAACTAAGCGCACCTAACACCATCGATATATTCGCATCATGCCCACAAGAATGGTTCGCCTTATAGACTCCCCCTACTTCTTGCCATAACGCATCGATGTCGGCGCGTACCGCGACAATATGGTCTCCTTCACCAATTTCTGCGATAACCCCAGTCACATCGTCAAATGTATGATGTTTTACATTCATTTCCGTTAAAATTTCCGCCAATTTCGCAGTTGTCTCTACTTCTTTCCAACTCACTTCTGGATAGGCGTGAAAATGCTCGAACCATTTCCCAATTCTCTCTTTGATCACCAATTAAAACACTCCAATCATTCTGCGTTTCAACGTTATATTATTAAATACTTCACATCTTTCAGAATAACCTATTTTCCGGGAAATATAAAGTAATGTTGGAGATAGTTATGATTGGTTGGCAAGCAGTTATAATTGGTCAACTGTATATATGATCGGTCTGCATGTGGTTATGATTGGTTCATTGGCATATATGATTGATCGGCACCTAGATATGATAGGTTTATCCGCATATATGATTGGTCTACACCTAGTTATAATCGGTTCACACCTAGTTATGAGTGGTTCAACA
This window encodes:
- a CDS encoding amidohydrolase is translated as MVIKERIGKWFEHFHAYPEVSWKEVETTAKLAEILTEMNVKHHTFDDVTGVIAEIGEGDHIVAVRADIDALWQEVGGVYKANHSCGHDANISMVLGALSYLQQEELGSRIRFIFQPAEEKGNGANSMIERGAVDGVSYLFGVHLRPQEEIPFGKVTPAIHHGAAMFLEGKIIGDDAHGARPQQGNNALDPLFAIAQFVKTIYFSPYEAYSAKLTKVQAGGDSLNIIPGTATFAIDARAQSNTVLHELKKRITQGIQAIGQMHGVEIELAWSDYTPAAEVSEEATTIAREAILATVGEEGYAPDIITSGSDDFHFYTIHNPKLKAAMIGIGADLGPGLHHPDMTFNKEALDIGARVLAETLKKASLLSK